DNA sequence from the Oncorhynchus nerka isolate Pitt River linkage group LG9b, Oner_Uvic_2.0, whole genome shotgun sequence genome:
GCAGTGTGCAATATGACAAGAATCCATGTTCCTTCCCGTACAGTAGAGAATAATGACTTTAGATGAGGAGAATCCATGTTCCTTCCTGTACAGTAGAGAATACTGACTTTAGAGGTAAGATATACTTAGTGCAGGGTCAGGAGCTCCACTCCCTCAGTgaagtcaggtgtgtgtgtgttcctcttctTTCTCAAGTTgtccccatgtgtgtgtgtgtgtgtgtctgtgtctgtgtgtgcgtgtatatgtaACCAGAGGAATCTCTACCTAGAAGGCACTTGGCTGCGAGGCACAGCTAGCCAAGCAGGCCCGTGGATGAGGTAGTCTGGGCAGGTGCGTGTGTACAGGTGCGTGTGGACAGGTGCGTGTGGACAGGTGCGTGTGGACAGGTGCGTGTGGACAGGTGCGTGTGGACAGGTGCGTGTGGACAGGTGTGCGTGTGGACGGTGGACAGGTGTGCGTGGACAGGTGCGCGTGGACAGGTGCGCGTGGACAGGTGTGCGTGGACAGGTGTGCGTAGACAAAGGGACGTGGGGGTGTTAGTGTGACGTGTCATATCATACAGCTACGGGATAGAAGTAGAAATGAGAGGACGCCGAATCGGTCAGAGAAGGGGTCAGAGAAGGGGTGTGACAGCATCGATCAGAGAAGGGTGTCAGAGCGGGGGTCAGATAAGGGGTCAAGATAAGGGGTCAGATATGGGGTCAGAGCAGAGGGTACAAAGCTCCTTGCAGCAACAACTGACTCTTCGGATGCATCCCAAGTGGCACTCTATTCCTTATAAAAGGCCGCTggtacaaagtagtgcactatatatatatggAAGCTATttccatttggaatgcagcctttactctcctcctcctgatATCGGACTTCTGCTTGGTTGTGCTGCCCTCTGGTGGCCAGAATGGTTGAGAGGAGAGATGTATGGAGGGGGTGTAGTGGAGGGGTGTAGTGGAGGGGTGTAGTGGAGGGGGTGTAGTCGAGGGGGTGTAGTCGAGGGGGTGTAGTCGAGGGGGTGTGGTCGAGGGGGTGTGGTCGAGGGGGTGTGGTCGAGGGGATGTGGTGGAGAGTTGAGAGGGGAGTCATCTCAGCAACAGTGCATGCGTGGCGGGTTGAGCTCGGGAGGCACTTCTGGTTCAGGCTGCAGAGACAGGATGCTGTTGGAGAGCTTCCTGTTGGGAATCTCTAGAGGCATCTGGTGACCAGAAGACAGAATAGGAAGTTAATAGGCAAGTCATGATTAGTGCTTCAGGTGGTGTGGAATATACCAAATGACTTACCAGTATTACAAGGGTATAATCaagcaataaggcccgggggggggggggggggtaaattgccaatataccacggctaagggctgttcttaagcacgacgcaacgcagagtccctggatacagcccttagccgtagtatattgaccatatataCACAAACCACAAAGGTGCctcattgctattataaactggtaaccaatgtaattagagcagtaaaaatatatgttttgtcatacccgtggtatacggtctgatatactacagctgtcagccaatcaacccctttgagtcaatacatgttagaatcacctttggcagcgattacagctgggaGTGTTGTTGGGTAAAGTCGACCTGAATTGTAAGATATTTGCTTTTTATTCTTTAAAAGAATTCTTCAAGCTcggtcaagttggttgttgatcattgctagacagccattttcaagtcttgccatagattttcaagctgatttaagtcaaacggtaactaggccactcgggaacattcaacGTCGTCTTggttaagcaactccagtgttaacagagcattcgaaaagtattcagaccagttgactttttccacgttacagccttattttaaaaatggattaaatgaataaaaaattctcagcaatctacacacataccccataatgacatcacaataccccataatgacatcacaatactccataatgacatcacaatactccataatgacatcacaataccccataatgacatcacaatactccataatgacatcacaataccccataatgacatcacaataccccataatgacatcacaataccccataatgacatcacaatactccataatgacatcacaataccccataatgacatcacaataccccataatgacatcacaataccccataatgacatcacaataccccataatgacatcacaataccccataatgacatcacaataccccataatgacatcacaataccccataatgacatcacaatactccataatgacatcacaatactaaTGAcatcataccccataatgacatcacaataccccataatgacatcacaataccccataatgacatcacaatactccataatgacatcacaatactccataatgacatcacaataccccataatgacaaagcgaaaaccgtTTTTTTAGAAAATTTCTGCTCATTTATtgacataggtattcagacccgttgctatgagactagaaattgagctcagatgcatcctgattccattgatcatccttgagatgtttctacaacttgattggagtctaactgtggtaaattcaattgattggacatgatttggaaaggcacacacctgtctatataaggtcccacagttgatagtgggTGTCAGagcaaagccatgaggtcgaaggaattgtctgtagagccccgagacaagattgtgtcaagGAACATTATGTAAATGAGTTATTTCAgtataataaattagcaaaacatttttaaaaacctgtctttgcttttatcattatggggtattgtgtgtagattgatgagggaaaaatacaatttaatccTTGTGTTTTAGGATATTGtgttgctgaaaggtgaattaatctcccagtgtctggtggaaagcagacaatcaggttttttaattttaaaaaatgtaaatacactgagtggacaaatcattaggaacacctgcttttcccatgacacagactgaccaggtgaatccaggtgaaagctatgatcccttattgatgtcacttgttaaatcctcttcaatcagtgtagatgaaggggaggggacatgtagatgaaggggaggagacatgtagctgaaggggaggagacatgtagctgaaggggaggagacatgtagctgaaggggaggagacatgtagctgaaggggaggagacatgtagctgaaggggaggagacatgtagatgatgaaggggaggagacatgtagctgatgaaggggaggagacatgtagatgatgaaggggaggagacatgatgatgaaggggaggagacatgatgaagggaggagacatgtagatgatgaagggaggagacatgtagatgatgaaggggaggagacatgtagatgatgaaggggaggagacatgtagatgatgaAGGGGAGGgacatgatgatgaagatgatgatgaaggggaggggacatgtagatgatgaaggggaggggacatgtagatgatgaaggggaggggacatgtagatgatgaaggggaggggacatgtaGATGATGAAGGGGGGGACATGTAGatgatgaaggggaggggacatgtagatgatgaaggggaggggacatgtagatgatgaaggggaggggacatgtaGATGATGAAGGGGGGACATGTAGATGATGGGGAGGGGACATGTAGATGATGGGGAGGGGACATGTAGATGATGAAGGGAGGGGACATGTAGATGATGGGGAggggacatgtagatgaaggggaggggacatgtagatgaagggaggGGACATGTAGATGAAGTGGAGGGGACATGTAGATGGGGGAggggacatgtagatgaaggggaggggacatgtagatgaaggggaggggacatggATGAAGTGGAggggacatgtagatgaaggggaggagacatgtagatgaaggggaggaggacgggtcaagcggtgagacatggattgtgtctgtgtgtcattcagagggtgaacgggcaagacaaaatattaaaagtgcctttgaactgggtatggtagtaggtggcaggcgcaccggtttgtgtcaagaactgcaacactgctggggttttcacactcAGCAGTTTCCTgtttgtatcaagaatgatccaccacacaaaggacatccagccaacttgacacaactgtgaggaagcattggagtcaacatgggccagcatcccttgtCCACACAGTGTAGGTCGCAGGTCAACAAAATAAGCGCCGTATAGTTAAATAGAACAGGGAGGATTCCTACTCACCTTTGCTAGAATGTCGTCCACTAGTTTCAGAAAGCACTCCTCCACGTTAAAGTTATCCTTGGCACTAGCCTCGCAGAAACGCATCCCAGATATCCTGGAGGTAAACTGGGAACCGAGACATGATGATACCAAAGTCAAAATCTATCAATTAAAATCAATCAATTATAAAATCATAGAATTATGAGTCAATTGATATTATTTTCCCGGGGTTTGAGATCTTGTACAGTACTGTGATGTggtgtacattagtactgtgatgtacattagtactgtgatgtgatgtatattagtactgtgatgtgatgtacattagtactgtgatgtacattagtactgtgatgtggtgtacattagtactgtgatgtggtgtacattagtactgtgatgtggtgtacattagtactgtgtgatgtacattagtactgtgtgatgtacattagtactgtgtgatgtacattagtactgtgtgatgtacattagtactgtgtgatgtacattagtactgtgatgtacattagtactgtgatgtacattagtactgtggtgtacattagtactgtggtgtacattagtactgtggtgtactttagtactgtggtgtactttagtactgtggtgtactttagtactgtgatgtgatgtacattagtactgtgatgtgatgtacattagtactgtgatgtgatgtacattagtactgtgtggtgtacattagtactgtgtgatgtacattagtactgtgatgtacattagtactgtgatgtacattagtactgtgatgtacattagtactgtgatgtgatgtacattagtactgtgatgtgatgtacattagtactgtgatgtacattagtactgttgtacattagtactgtggtgtacattagtactgtggtgtacattagtactgtggTGTACATTACTACTGTggtgtacattagtactgtggtgtacattagtactgtggtgtacattagtactgtggtgtacattgatgtacattagtactgtgtgatgtacattagtactgtgatgtggtgtacattagtactgtggtgtacattagtactgtgatgtgatgtacattagtactgtgatgtgatgtacattagtactgtgatgtgatgtacattagtactgtgatgtgatgtacattagtactgtggtgtacattagtactgtggtgtacattagtactgtggTGTACGTTAGTACTGTGGTGTACGTTAGTACTGTGGTGTACGTTAGTACTGTggtgtacattagtactgtggtgtacattagtactgtgatgtacattagtactgtgatgtgatgtacattagtactgtgatgtgatgtacattagtactgtgatgtgatgtacattagtactgtgatgtacattagtactgtgatgtacattagtactgtgatgtatattagtactgtgatgtgatgtacagtactgtgatgtgatgtacagtactgtgatgtgatgtacagtactgtgatgtgatgtacagtactgtgatgtacagtactgtgatgtatattagtactgtgatgtacagtagtactgtgatgtgacgtacattagtactgtgacgtacattagtactgtggtgtacattagtactgtgatgtacattagtactgtgatgtacattagtactgtgatgtgatgtacattagtactgtgatgtgatgtacattagtactgtggtgtgatgtacattagtactgtggtgtacattagtactgtggtgtacattagtactgtggtgtacattagtactgtggtgtacattagtactgtggtgtacattagtactgtgatgtacattagtactgtgatgtgcattagtactgtgatgtgcattagtactgtgatgtacattagtactgtgatgtGCATTAGTACTGTGGTGTGCATTAGTACTGTGATGTGCATTAGTACTGTGGTGTGCATTAGTACTGTGATGCTCTACACAATAATCTGTTAAATACATCAGTGAAGATTAGAAGTGAAGAAAACCCACTGACTTGGGGAAATTTCCTCTCAGTGAAGGTTTTTCCTGTCAACTGATTGTAGATCAGTATTAGACTCACCCTCTCCGCAGTCTGTTTAGTGACGATGCGGTCCGTCTCACAGTCCAGCTTGTTCCCCACCAGCAGCAGCTCTGCCTCTTCTGAAGCATACTGGCCAATGACAGataggagagagatgagatgcgtgtactgtgtactactcccttaacAGAAGCTCTAACCAGCATAGAAAGAGCATCCCGGAGTtggctcttcactgttgacgttgagacaggtgttttgagggtactatttaatgaagctgccagttgaggacttgtgaggcgtctgtttctcaaactagacactctaatgtactcgtCTTCTTGCtctgttgtgcaccggggcctcgcactcttctttctattctggttagagccagtttgcgctgttctgtgaagggagtagtacacagcgttgtacgagatcttcagtttcttggcaatttctcacatggaatagccttcatttctcagaacaagaatagactgacaagtttcagaagaaagttatttgtttctggacattttgagcctgtaatcgaacacacaaatgctgatgctccagatactcaactagtctaaagaaggccgttttattgcttctttaaatcaggacaacagttttcagctgtgccaacataatttccaaagggttttctaatgatcaattagccttttaaaatgataaacttggattagctaacattatgtgccattggaacacaggagtgatggctgctgataatggacctctgtacacctatgtagatattccattaaaaatcagccgtttccagctacaatagtcatttacaacattaacaatgtcgacactgtatttctgatcaatttgatgttattttaatggaccatttttttttcttttttttcttttcaaaaacaaggccattttctaagtgaccccaaacttttgaacggtagtgtatattactgtagtaacagagaggagaagagaggtaatGTGGCCCATCCCAGTGCTGTTCCGGGCTGGTCCTTTGTGCCTAGTACTACATCATGATTTCTGTTATCAATGATAATCCACGATGATGTAAGGTAATGTATTGATAATATCCCTTTTACCTTGTCGATCATCTTCATCCACTTGGGAAGGTCGTCAAACGTTTCCTGCTTGGTGATGTCATAGACCAGTACTATGCCTTTGGCCCCACGGTAGTAGGCTGAGGTTATACTGTtgaacctctcctgaccagctgTATCCCTGGAGGTACAGGACACGTCACATATCAGACTGGATCCATGAGTTAGAGACAGGACACACATCAGACTGGATCTATTAGAGACAGGACACATATCAGACTGGATCTATGAGTTATAGACAGGACACACATCAGACTGGATCTATGAGTTAGAGACAGGACACACATCACATATCAGACTGGATCCATGAGTTAGAGACAGGACACATAGACTGGATCTATTAGTTAGAGACAGGACACACATCAGACTGGATCTATGAGTTAGAGACAGGACACATCACTTATCAGACTGGATCTATGAGTTAAAGACAGGACACACAGAATGGATCTATGAGTTAAAGACAGGACACACAGACTGGATCTATGAGttagagacaggacacacagactGGATCTATGAGTTAAAGACAGGACAGGATATCAGACTGGATCCATGAGTTAGAGACAGGACACACATCAGACTGGATCTATGAGTTAGAGACAGGACACACATCAGACTGGATCTATGAGTTAGAGACAGGACACACATCAGACTGGATCCATGAGTTAGAGACAGCACACACATCACATATCAGACTGGATCCATGAGTTAGAGAAAGGACACACATCAGACTGGATCTATGAGTTAGACAGGACACACATCAGACTGGATCTATGAGTTAGAAACAGGACACACATCAGACTGGATCTATGAGTTAGAAACAGGACACACATCACATATCAGACCGGAGCTATGAGTTAGGGCCATGAGGTTTTCCAGACCAAGTCACCTGACATGACCTGGGAAAACAAGGCCCTATTTAAAGCTAATAACATGGGTTGGTCAGGGGAAAACTGGGCCCTAGTTAAAGCTAATAACATGGGTTGGTCAGGGAAAACTGGGCCCTAGTTAAAGCTAATAACATGGGTTGGTCAGGGAAAACTGGGCCCTAGTTAAAGCTAATAACATGGGTTGGTCAGGGAAAACTGGGCCCTAGTTAAAGCTAATAACAAACAAAGAAATTGCTGAACTTCATGTGAATTAATTTCCATATACAAATCTAGCCAACTATGGTGCAGAGGTAAACAGACTGTCAGTCAATccgccagccagtcagtcagtcagtccgccagtcagtcagtcagtcagtcagtcagtcagccagccagccagccagtccgcCAGCCAGTCCAATcagtccgccagccagccagccagtcagtcagtccgccagccaatcagtcagtcagtctgccagCCAAtcagccgccagtctgccagccaGTCCAGTCTGCCAGCCAGTCagtctgccagccagccagtctgccagccagccagtccgccagccagccagtcagtctgccagccagccagtccgccagccagccagtcgtATGAGCAGCAGTAGAGAAGTAGAAGTGACAGAGCAGGGTTAGATGTTGCCTCCCATGAAGTGGTTAGGGCTGACAGACAGGCCAAGAGAGAGGTTAGGGCTGACAGACAGGCTAAGAGAGAGGTTAGATGTTGCCTCCCATGAAGTGGTTAGGGCTGACAGACAGGCCAAGAGAGAGGTTAGGGCTGACAGACAGGCTAAGAGAGAGGTTAGGGCTGACAGACAGGCTAAGAGAGAGGTTAGGGCTGACAGACAGGCCAAGAGAGAGGTTAGGGCTGACAGACAAGCCAAGAGAGAGGTTAGGGCTGACAGACAGGCCAAGAGAGAGGTTAGGGCTGACAGACATGCCAAGAAAGAGGTTAGGGCTGACAGACAAGCCAAGAGAGAGGTTAGGGCTGACAGACAGGCCAAGAGAGAGGTTAGGGCTGACAGACAAGCCAAGAGAGAAAAGTTAAGGCTGACTGACAAAAAGAGAGAGGTTAGGGTTGACTGACACAGTGACGGAGCCTCAGCCAAGACCAGGTGGTGAGAGACATGATGACACCAGCCAGTAGGCAGACAGTCGTCCTGAACTGATGGGGGGGATGGGTGGAGGTAGGGACACGAGACATGATGACACCAGCCAGTAGGCAGACAGTCGTCCTGAACTGATGGGGGGATGGGTGGAGGTAGGGACACGAGACATGATGACACCAGCCAGTAGGCAGACAGTCGTCCTGAACTGATGGGGGGATGGGTGGAGGTAGGGACACGAGACATGATGACACCAGCCAGTAGGCAGACAGTCGTCCTGAACTGATGGGGGATGGGTGGAGGTAGGGACACGAGACATGATGACACCAGCCAGTAGGCAGACAGTCGTCCTGAACTGATGGGGGGATGGGTGGAGGTAGGGACACGAGACATGATGACACCAGCCAGTAGGCAGACAGTCGTCCTGAACTGATGGGGGATGGGTGGAGGTAGGGACACGAGACATGATGACACCAGCCAGTAGGCAGACAGTCATCCTGAACTGATGGGGGATGGGTGGAGGTAGGGACACGAGACATGATGACACCAGCCAGTAGGCAGACAGTCGTCCTGAACTGATGGGGGGGATGGGTGGAGGTAGGGACACGAGACATGATGACACCAGCCAGTAGGCAGACAGTCGTCCTGAACTGATGGGGGGGATGGGTGGAGGTAGGGACCGAGACATGATGACACCAGCCAGTAGGCAGACAGTTGTCCTTAACTGATGGGGGATGGGTGGAGGTAGGGACACGAGACATGATGACACCAGCCAGTAGGCAGACAGTCTTCCTGAACTGATGGGGGGATGGGTGGAGGTAGGGACACGAGACATGATGACACCAGCCAGTAGGCAGACAGTCGTCCTGAACTGATGGGGGGGATGGGTGGAGGTAGGGACACGAGACATGATGACACCAGCCAGTAGGCAGACAGTTGTCCTGAACTGATGGGGGGGATGGGTGGAGGTAGGGACACGAGACATGATGACACCAGCCAGTAGGCAGACAGTCGTCCTGAACTGATGGGGGGATGGGTGGAGGTAGGGACACGAGACATGATGACACCAGCCAGTAGGCAGACAGTCGTCCTGAACCGACGGGGGGATGGGTGGAGGTAGGGAGTGGATGAGGGTAGTAAGTGGGACGAGGTCGGTAAAACAGAACACATTGTGTTATCAGTGAAGGTTATGCACACATTTCAGCCCAGGTAGCAGTCACACACTCATCCTACATGGCAACATCAGCATGTGTAGCTACAGTATCTGTGGTGTCATGTAGCCGTAGCATGAAAAGGTCAGCTACTCTGTGCAGCGGAAGGTAACTGAACACAGAACGGTCGATTACTGTCGACTGAAGCGTCACTAATGTTGTATGTCAGGGGTCATCAAACTACATTCAGCCACGGGACAATGTCTTCTTGAGTGGACGGTCAGGGGGCCGGATCATAACGgctagcgtagcctagtggtcaggggGCCAGATCATAACGGCTAGCGTAGCCTGGTGGTCAGGGGTCAGATCATAACGGCTaacgtagcctagtggtcagggcCAGATCATAACGGCTagcgtagcctggtggttagagtggagggtcagggGCCAGATCATAACGGCTAGCGTGGCCTGGTGGTCAGGGGGCCAGATCATAACGGCTAGCgtggcctggtggttagagtggagggtcagggGCCAGATCATAACGgctagcgtagcctagtggttagagtggagggtcagggGGCCGGATCATAACGgctagcgtagcctagtggtcaggggGCCAGATCATAACGGCTAGCGTAGCCTGGTGGTCAGGGGGCCAGATCATAACGGCTAGCGTAGCCTGGTGGTCAGGGGGCCAGATCATAATAGCTAGCGTAGCCTGGTGGTCAGGGGGCCAGATCATAACGGCTAGCGTAGCCTGGTGGTCAGGGGGCCAGATCATAACGGCTAGCGTAGCCTGGTGGTCAGGGGCCGGATCATAACGgctagcgtagcctagtggtcaggggGCCAGATCATAACGgctagcgtagcctagtggtcaggggGCCAGATCATAACGgctagcgtagcctagtggttagagtggagggtcagggGGCCAGATCATAACGGCTagcgtggcctagtggttagagtggagggcggcagcgtagcctagtggttagaggggaggggcggcaggtagcctagtggttaggggggaggctagtggttagaggggagggcggcaggcagcctagtggttagagtggaggggcggcaggtagactagtggttagagtggagggacggcaggtagactagtggttagagtggagggacggcaggtagactagtggttagagtggagggacgacaggtagactagtggttagagtggagggacggcaggtagac
Encoded proteins:
- the LOC115126278 gene encoding ras-related protein Rab-12, translating into MDSRYEIQRRAGGGSANASPALGAQSRRRKMPPRPADYKLQIIIIGSRGVGKTSLMERFTDDTFCEACKSTVGVDFKIKTVELRGKKIRLQIWDTAGQERFNSITSAYYRGAKGIVLVYDITKQETFDDLPKWMKMIDKYASEEAELLLVGNKLDCETDRIVTKQTAERFTSRISGMRFCEASAKDNFNVEECFLKLVDDILAKMPLEIPNRKLSNSILSLQPEPEVPPELNPPRMHCC